Proteins encoded within one genomic window of Acidobacteriota bacterium:
- a CDS encoding shikimate dehydrogenase, whose amino-acid sequence MLRIALFGHPVGHSRSAELFGALAAAGGPPVDYRPVDVPPGGLQEAFERLRAGEWDGANVTIPHKVEACRLADELDAAARAAGAANVLVRRAGRIAAANTDGAGFLDALRLFPELGSLRGLSVLILGAGGAARGVAAALTAEGAEVTVVSRDPAKRAAWAGHLARRVVGWDDPELASVTSSARLVVQATPLGMAPYESALPPLPLEAVGPGHRAVDLVYEPWETPFLAAVRDRGAAAINGWPMLVHQAARAALLWGGPAAAGRLLAAARELEARDPFRAGA is encoded by the coding sequence GTGCTGCGGATCGCGCTGTTCGGTCACCCTGTCGGACACAGCCGTTCGGCCGAGCTGTTCGGCGCGCTGGCGGCGGCAGGCGGGCCGCCGGTCGATTACCGCCCCGTCGACGTGCCGCCGGGAGGGTTGCAGGAGGCGTTCGAACGGCTCAGGGCGGGCGAGTGGGACGGGGCCAACGTCACCATCCCTCACAAGGTCGAAGCGTGCAGGCTCGCAGACGAACTCGACGCCGCCGCCCGGGCCGCGGGTGCCGCCAACGTGCTCGTCCGGCGCGCCGGGCGGATCGCCGCGGCGAACACCGATGGCGCGGGATTTCTCGACGCGTTGCGACTGTTCCCGGAGCTCGGCTCGCTCCGGGGGCTTTCCGTACTGATCCTGGGGGCGGGCGGAGCGGCCCGCGGAGTGGCCGCGGCGCTCACCGCCGAGGGCGCGGAGGTGACGGTCGTCAGCCGCGATCCCGCGAAGCGCGCCGCGTGGGCGGGACACCTCGCGCGGCGCGTCGTCGGCTGGGACGATCCGGAGCTGGCGAGCGTGACCTCCTCCGCGCGTCTCGTCGTCCAGGCGACTCCCCTCGGCATGGCGCCGTACGAGAGCGCGCTCCCTCCGCTCCCGCTGGAGGCGGTGGGCCCGGGTCACCGCGCCGTCGACCTCGTCTACGAGCCGTGGGAGACGCCTTTCCTCGCCGCCGTGCGGGACCGCGGGGCCGCCGCGATCAACGGCTGGCCGATGCTCGTCCACCAGGCGGCCCGGGCGGCGCTGCTGTGGGGCGGCCCGGCCGCGGCCGGACGGCTGCTCGCCGCCGCCCGCGAACTCGAGGCCCGCGATCCGTTCCGTGCCGGGGCGTGA
- a CDS encoding phosphoribosylanthranilate isomerase: MHVRVKICGITDAAALRAAVEGGADAVGFVFAGSPRAVIPHVAAALADSLPPYVSPVAVFARPTREELSAVLEVFRPDWIQADFEAEGGVPPRYRSRFLPVFRARPGIEEEVERYLGASPPAGGAFVLDGPVSGSGEPVDWETASRLARRAPLVLAGGLTPENVGEAIRTVRPYAVDVSSGVESEPGRKDPAKIAAFLEAVREAERELRGEQA, encoded by the coding sequence ATGCACGTCCGGGTGAAAATCTGCGGCATCACCGACGCGGCCGCGCTGCGCGCCGCCGTCGAGGGAGGTGCGGACGCGGTCGGGTTCGTCTTCGCCGGCTCGCCACGAGCCGTGATCCCGCACGTCGCCGCCGCCCTGGCCGACTCGCTTCCCCCCTACGTTTCGCCGGTCGCCGTCTTCGCGCGGCCCACCCGTGAGGAACTCTCGGCGGTGCTGGAGGTTTTCCGTCCCGACTGGATCCAGGCCGACTTCGAGGCGGAGGGCGGCGTTCCGCCCCGCTATCGCTCCCGCTTCCTGCCGGTGTTCCGCGCGAGGCCGGGGATCGAAGAGGAGGTCGAGCGTTACCTGGGCGCGTCGCCGCCGGCCGGCGGAGCCTTCGTCCTCGACGGCCCGGTCAGCGGCTCCGGAGAGCCCGTGGACTGGGAGACGGCTTCGCGCCTGGCGCGGCGTGCGCCGCTCGTCCTGGCTGGAGGCCTCACTCCGGAGAACGTGGGTGAGGCGATCCGGACCGTGCGCCCGTACGCGGTCGACGTCAGCAGCGGCGTCGAATCGGAACCGGGCCGGAAGGATCCGGCGAAGATCGCCGCCTTCCTCGAGGCCGTCCGCGAGGCGGAACGAGAGCTGAGAGGCGAGCAGGCATGA
- the aroF gene encoding 3-deoxy-7-phosphoheptulonate synthase — protein MIAVLEKGCPLKLKADVVRFVEGQGYRVQVSETPEGPLVGVVGQGAEALAEALAAMPGVVEVRPVAPPYPLVSREHHPEPTVVKVGGVAIGGEQVVAMAGPCSVESKEQLLATARHVAAAGARVLRGGAFKPRSSPYSFQGLGERGLELLAMAREATGLAVVTEVLAPEDVDLVARYADILQVGARNMQNFRLLSAVGGQPHPVLLKRGMMATIEELLMAAEYIVAAGNPRVILCERGIRTFEKVTRNTFDVAAVPVLKERTHLPVIVDPSHACGLREFVIPLARAGIAAGADGFIVEVHPDPDSALSDGRQSLTFAQFDELMAEVDRVARAVGRTLAPALG, from the coding sequence ATGATCGCGGTTCTCGAGAAGGGATGCCCGCTCAAGCTCAAGGCGGACGTCGTCCGCTTCGTCGAGGGGCAGGGCTACCGCGTCCAGGTGAGCGAGACCCCGGAGGGGCCGCTCGTCGGTGTCGTGGGGCAGGGCGCCGAGGCGCTCGCCGAGGCTCTGGCCGCCATGCCCGGCGTCGTGGAGGTGAGGCCGGTGGCTCCTCCTTACCCCCTGGTTTCGCGGGAGCATCATCCCGAACCGACGGTGGTGAAGGTCGGCGGGGTCGCGATCGGAGGGGAGCAGGTCGTCGCCATGGCCGGTCCCTGCTCCGTGGAATCGAAAGAGCAGCTTCTCGCCACGGCGCGCCACGTCGCCGCGGCCGGCGCCCGGGTGCTGCGCGGGGGCGCTTTCAAGCCCAGGTCGTCCCCGTACAGCTTCCAGGGGCTCGGCGAGCGCGGCCTCGAGCTGCTCGCGATGGCACGCGAGGCGACCGGCCTGGCGGTGGTGACCGAGGTCCTCGCCCCGGAGGACGTCGATCTCGTCGCCCGGTATGCCGACATCCTCCAGGTGGGCGCCCGCAACATGCAGAACTTCCGGCTGCTGTCGGCGGTGGGCGGCCAGCCGCACCCCGTCCTGCTCAAGCGCGGCATGATGGCGACGATCGAGGAGCTGCTGATGGCCGCGGAGTACATCGTCGCCGCGGGAAACCCGCGCGTGATCCTCTGCGAGCGTGGGATCCGCACCTTCGAGAAGGTGACGCGCAACACGTTCGACGTCGCCGCGGTTCCGGTTCTCAAGGAGCGCACGCACCTGCCGGTGATCGTCGATCCGTCGCACGCCTGCGGACTGCGCGAGTTCGTCATCCCCCTCGCGCGGGCGGGGATCGCCGCGGGCGCCGACGGGTTCATCGTCGAGGTCCACCCCGACCCCGACTCGGCCCTGAGCGATGGCCGGCAGAGCCTCACATTCGCGCAGTTCGACGAGCTGATGGCCGAGGTCGACCGGGTCGCCCGCGCCGTCGGCCGGACGCTCGCCCCGGCTCTCGGCTGA
- the aroA gene encoding 3-phosphoshikimate 1-carboxyvinyltransferase → MAAHGTIRLEPAERILGRLSVPGDKSISHRALLFAAVAGGRSRIRGLSPGADVASTRRAVARLGIAVREEGGDVLVEGSGWRGLDRDPGLPALELDCGNSGTTARLLLGLLAGRRGRFRLHGDASLSRRPMDRVLRPLARFGLDPPSATTLPVEIVGTRLRGARVDAEVPSAQVKGALLLAALQAEGESEIRVPGRSRDHTERMLAALGAPVRTAGDGRIFRVAGGGADLEPFDLAVPGDPSSAAFFVALACARPGSELVVEGVSLNPTRLGFVRLLRRMGASIEQIPGPERAIEPAGTLVARGGRLHGIAIDAGDVADAIDEIPLLAVVAAAADGETVIRGAAELRLKESDRIRATAALLRAAGARAEEFEDGLAVRGGSLRGGGEVDAAGDHRIAMSAAVAAALAERPLSLRGAEWVSISYPSFFEDLARLTR, encoded by the coding sequence ATGGCGGCGCATGGCACGATCCGGCTCGAACCGGCGGAGAGGATCCTCGGGCGCCTTTCGGTGCCGGGCGACAAGTCGATCAGTCACCGCGCGCTGCTGTTCGCCGCCGTGGCGGGCGGGCGATCCCGGATCCGCGGACTCTCCCCCGGCGCCGACGTGGCGAGCACGCGGCGTGCGGTCGCACGCCTCGGGATCGCGGTCCGAGAAGAGGGCGGGGACGTCCTGGTCGAGGGGAGCGGCTGGCGCGGTCTCGACCGGGACCCGGGGCTCCCCGCGCTCGAACTGGACTGCGGGAACTCGGGGACGACCGCGCGCCTGCTGCTCGGGCTGCTGGCGGGACGGCGCGGGCGGTTCCGCCTGCACGGCGACGCCTCGCTGTCGCGCCGGCCGATGGACCGCGTGCTGCGACCGCTGGCCCGCTTCGGGCTCGATCCTCCCAGCGCAACCACGCTTCCGGTCGAGATCGTAGGGACACGCCTGCGCGGCGCCCGGGTCGATGCGGAGGTTCCGAGCGCGCAGGTGAAGGGAGCCCTGCTCCTCGCCGCTCTACAGGCGGAGGGAGAGAGCGAGATCCGCGTTCCCGGGCGCAGCCGCGACCACACGGAAAGGATGCTGGCGGCGCTCGGGGCGCCGGTGCGCACCGCGGGCGACGGCCGGATCTTCCGCGTCGCCGGCGGTGGAGCCGACCTCGAACCGTTCGATCTTGCCGTTCCGGGCGACCCTTCGTCGGCGGCGTTCTTCGTCGCGCTCGCCTGCGCGCGTCCCGGAAGCGAGCTGGTCGTGGAAGGGGTCTCCCTCAACCCGACCCGCCTCGGCTTCGTGCGCCTGCTGCGGCGGATGGGGGCGTCGATCGAGCAGATTCCCGGTCCGGAGCGGGCGATCGAGCCCGCCGGTACGCTGGTGGCCCGCGGCGGGCGCCTGCACGGCATCGCGATCGACGCCGGCGACGTGGCGGACGCGATCGACGAGATCCCGCTCCTCGCCGTGGTCGCCGCTGCGGCGGACGGGGAGACGGTGATCCGCGGGGCCGCGGAGCTCCGGCTGAAGGAGTCCGACCGCATTCGCGCCACCGCGGCGCTGCTGAGGGCGGCCGGGGCGCGGGCCGAAGAGTTCGAGGACGGCCTGGCCGTCCGCGGCGGCTCGCTCCGCGGCGGCGGCGAGGTCGATGCGGCGGGCGACCACCGGATCGCGATGAGCGCGGCGGTGGCGGCCGCGTTGGCGGAGCGCCCGCTGTCCCTTCGCGGAGCCGAGTGGGTCAGCATCTCCTACCCATCGTTCTTCGAGGACCTGGCGCGGCTGACCCGGTGA
- a CDS encoding aminodeoxychorismate/anthranilate synthase component II, whose product MLLIDNYDSFTYNLVQALLVLGARVTVRRNDAIDVEGALALDPTHVVISPGPGRPEHAGVTPAVIEAFLGRRPLLGVCLGHQALAHVLGGRITRAQRLMHGKASPVYHDGRTLYQGLPNPFEAGRYHSLAVREEDLPADLAVTAYTSDGEVMGVRHKTFPAEGVQFHPESVLTPEGDRLLRNFLDLEPAEGSGR is encoded by the coding sequence GTGCTGTTGATCGACAACTACGACTCGTTCACCTACAACCTCGTCCAGGCGCTGCTCGTCCTCGGAGCGCGCGTGACCGTGCGGCGCAACGACGCGATCGACGTCGAGGGAGCGCTGGCGCTCGACCCGACTCACGTGGTGATCTCACCCGGCCCGGGGAGGCCGGAGCACGCGGGCGTGACGCCGGCCGTCATCGAGGCCTTCCTCGGCAGGCGGCCGTTGCTCGGCGTCTGCCTCGGCCACCAGGCGCTGGCGCACGTGCTCGGGGGGCGCATCACGCGCGCGCAGCGGCTGATGCACGGCAAGGCCTCGCCCGTCTACCACGACGGCCGCACCCTCTATCAGGGCCTGCCGAACCCGTTCGAGGCGGGGCGCTACCACTCGCTGGCGGTGAGGGAAGAGGACCTGCCGGCCGATCTCGCCGTCACCGCGTACACCTCGGACGGGGAGGTCATGGGCGTCCGCCACAAGACGTTCCCGGCCGAGGGCGTGCAGTTCCACCCGGAGAGCGTGCTGACGCCGGAGGGGGACCGCCTGTTGCGGAACTTCCTCGACCTGGAGCCGGCGGAGGGCAGCGGCCGATGA
- a CDS encoding anthranilate synthase component I family protein → MQPPFDIAADLDTPVSAYRKLAPFRPRFLLESVEGGERLARYSFIGFGDGLEVRLHAGGLTVGGKSRPRPGGAGELLSALRDALARAPKPGAGLSGVPFTGGLVGCAAYDLVRFFEPLPEPAHKPPAGPDALFFAPRSVLVFDHLTRRAALLHDGPESDRAALRKEVIAALRSAVPPSSPGAKHAPPEPSLSPAAFREAVRRAKGHIAAGDVYQLVLSVRFEGACDVVPFEVYRALRLLNPSPYMYFLETGEAAIVGSSPEALVRLQGRQAALRPIAGTRPRGADDEEDARLERELLADEKEAAEHVMLVDLARNDLGRVAVGGSVRVDPYRTIERYSHVMHLVSGVRGVLAPDKDAFDLFAASFPAGTVVGAPKVRAMQLIDEIEPVRRGFYAGTVGYFGAGGGMDQAIAIRTIVLSQGRYRYQAGAGIVADSDPAREHEEVLAKSAALESALVLAEEGL, encoded by the coding sequence ATGCAGCCGCCGTTCGACATCGCCGCCGATCTCGACACGCCCGTTTCGGCCTACCGCAAGCTGGCGCCCTTCCGGCCGCGATTCCTGCTGGAGAGCGTGGAGGGGGGCGAGCGGCTCGCGCGCTACTCCTTCATCGGATTCGGTGACGGCCTGGAGGTCAGGCTGCACGCCGGCGGGCTGACGGTGGGCGGCAAGAGCCGCCCCCGGCCGGGGGGAGCCGGCGAGCTGCTCTCGGCGCTCCGCGACGCGTTGGCGCGGGCGCCGAAACCGGGCGCGGGGCTCTCGGGAGTCCCTTTCACCGGCGGGCTGGTGGGTTGCGCCGCCTACGACCTCGTGCGCTTCTTCGAGCCGCTCCCCGAGCCGGCGCACAAGCCACCGGCGGGCCCGGACGCTCTTTTCTTCGCGCCCCGGTCCGTTCTCGTCTTCGACCATCTGACCCGCCGCGCCGCGCTCCTGCATGACGGTCCGGAGTCGGATCGCGCGGCGCTCCGAAAGGAAGTGATCGCGGCGCTGCGCAGCGCGGTCCCGCCTTCCTCTCCCGGCGCCAAGCACGCTCCGCCGGAGCCCAGCCTGTCGCCGGCGGCTTTCCGGGAGGCGGTACGGCGCGCGAAGGGACACATCGCCGCCGGCGACGTCTACCAGCTCGTCCTCTCGGTCCGATTCGAAGGGGCCTGCGACGTGGTCCCGTTCGAGGTCTATCGCGCGCTCCGGTTGCTGAACCCGTCTCCGTACATGTACTTCCTGGAGACGGGAGAGGCGGCGATCGTGGGTTCCTCACCCGAAGCTCTCGTCAGGTTGCAAGGAAGACAGGCCGCGCTGCGCCCGATCGCCGGCACGCGTCCCCGCGGCGCGGACGACGAAGAGGACGCCCGTCTGGAGCGCGAGCTGCTGGCCGACGAGAAGGAGGCCGCCGAGCACGTGATGCTGGTCGATCTCGCCCGCAACGATCTCGGCCGCGTGGCGGTCGGGGGAAGCGTGCGCGTCGATCCGTACCGCACGATCGAGCGCTACAGCCACGTGATGCACCTCGTCAGCGGCGTGCGCGGTGTACTGGCTCCGGACAAGGACGCGTTCGACCTGTTCGCGGCGTCTTTTCCCGCTGGCACCGTCGTCGGCGCTCCGAAGGTGCGCGCGATGCAACTCATCGACGAGATCGAGCCGGTTCGGCGCGGATTCTACGCCGGCACCGTCGGCTACTTCGGCGCGGGCGGCGGGATGGACCAGGCGATCGCCATCCGAACGATCGTTCTCTCGCAGGGGCGCTACCGCTACCAGGCCGGTGCCGGGATCGTGGCCGACAGCGATCCCGCGCGCGAGCACGAGGAGGTGCTGGCGAAGAGTGCGGCCCTCGAGTCGGCGCTCGTGCTCGCGGAGGAGGGGTTGTGA
- the trpD gene encoding anthranilate phosphoribosyltransferase yields MTGLLDRLLDGARLSEAEAAALLRRLADETTPPAVSGAVLAALRLRGVTAAELRGFARAMRELARRPAIARDGCADVVGTGGDGSGSLNLSTGTALLAAACGVPVVKHGNRSISSRCGSADVLEALGLPLPLDEEAAAACLEETGFTFLFAPHYHPAMRAIGPVRRALGVRTVFNILGPLTNPAAPAYHLIGAYDAKIARLMAEALSGLPIARGFVVHGAAGWDEPTPIGPFLLFDVRPGKVEERRVDPLDLGVARCAPADLAGGDARENAVRLRAALRGEEGGAHLDALVLGAGLVLELTGREPDLGAGMERARAAVADGAAARLLEAIADFGRRVA; encoded by the coding sequence ATGACGGGGCTGCTCGACCGGTTGCTCGACGGCGCCCGGCTCTCCGAGGCGGAGGCCGCCGCGCTCCTGCGGCGCCTCGCCGACGAGACGACTCCCCCGGCCGTCTCCGGGGCCGTGCTGGCCGCCCTTCGGCTGCGGGGCGTGACGGCGGCCGAGCTTCGCGGCTTCGCGCGGGCGATGAGAGAGCTCGCGCGCCGGCCGGCGATCGCGCGCGACGGATGCGCCGACGTCGTCGGCACCGGAGGTGACGGATCGGGAAGCCTCAACCTGTCCACCGGTACCGCGCTGCTCGCCGCGGCCTGCGGCGTGCCCGTCGTCAAGCACGGGAACCGCTCGATCTCGAGCCGCTGCGGCAGCGCGGACGTCCTCGAGGCGCTCGGGCTGCCGCTGCCCCTCGACGAAGAAGCCGCGGCGGCCTGCCTCGAGGAGACCGGGTTCACGTTCCTCTTCGCGCCGCACTACCACCCCGCCATGAGGGCGATCGGCCCGGTGCGCCGGGCCCTCGGCGTCCGGACGGTTTTCAACATCCTCGGGCCGCTGACCAATCCGGCGGCACCCGCGTATCACCTGATCGGTGCCTATGACGCGAAGATCGCGCGACTGATGGCGGAAGCGCTCAGCGGCCTGCCGATCGCGCGCGGGTTCGTCGTCCACGGAGCGGCCGGCTGGGACGAGCCGACGCCGATCGGCCCGTTCCTGCTGTTCGACGTCCGGCCCGGGAAGGTGGAGGAGCGGCGGGTCGACCCGCTCGACCTGGGCGTCGCGAGGTGCGCTCCGGCCGATCTCGCGGGAGGGGACGCGAGGGAGAACGCCGTGCGGCTGCGAGCGGCGCTGCGGGGAGAGGAAGGGGGCGCTCACCTCGACGCCCTCGTACTCGGGGCGGGCCTCGTTCTCGAGCTGACCGGGCGCGAGCCCGATCTCGGCGCCGGCATGGAGCGGGCGCGAGCGGCCGTCGCCGACGGGGCCGCCGCGCGCCTTCTGGAGGCGATCGCCGATTTCGGCCGGAGGGTCGCGTGA
- the trpB gene encoding tryptophan synthase subunit beta: MIARPRIAAAERERLLAELVEGRLPDERGRFGPFGGRFVPETLMPALQRIEEGARRLLGDPGFRSELEGELRAWVGRPTPLTPARRLGEAWGCDLWLKREDLAHTGAHKINNALGQALIARHVGARRVVAETGAGQHGVAAAAACARVGLPCRVYMGAVDVERQAPNVDRMERLGAEVVPVRTGDATLRAAIDEALRDWVSDPEETYYLLGSAVGPHPYPWLVRELQAVIGREARDQMLREAGRLPDAAVACVGGGSNAIGLFHPFLGDRDVDLVGVEAGGRSEGLGAHAATVVRGTPGVLHGSYSLLLQTEEGQVVETHSISAGLDYPGVGPEHALLAAIGRVTYVTATDEEALEALEACCRHEGIVPALESAHALAGARRLAGARPGAVLLVGLSGRGDKDLPALARRRRGGEG, translated from the coding sequence ATGATCGCCCGCCCCCGCATCGCCGCGGCCGAGCGTGAACGCCTCCTGGCCGAACTCGTCGAAGGTCGCCTCCCCGACGAGCGCGGGCGGTTCGGGCCCTTCGGCGGCCGCTTCGTTCCCGAGACGCTGATGCCGGCGCTCCAGCGGATCGAGGAGGGAGCCAGGCGCCTGCTGGGCGATCCCGGCTTCCGCAGCGAGCTCGAGGGTGAGCTCCGGGCGTGGGTCGGGCGCCCCACCCCGTTGACGCCGGCCCGGCGCCTGGGCGAGGCATGGGGTTGCGACCTCTGGCTCAAGCGTGAGGACCTGGCGCACACCGGGGCGCACAAGATCAACAACGCGCTCGGCCAGGCGCTCATCGCCAGGCATGTCGGGGCGCGCCGCGTGGTCGCCGAGACCGGCGCGGGCCAGCACGGCGTCGCCGCCGCCGCGGCCTGCGCGCGGGTCGGCCTTCCGTGCCGCGTCTACATGGGGGCCGTCGACGTCGAGCGCCAGGCCCCCAACGTCGACCGGATGGAGCGCCTCGGCGCGGAGGTCGTTCCGGTCCGCACGGGGGACGCGACGCTGCGGGCCGCGATCGACGAGGCGCTGCGCGACTGGGTGTCCGACCCGGAGGAGACGTACTACCTGCTGGGCTCGGCGGTCGGACCGCACCCGTACCCGTGGCTGGTCCGCGAACTGCAGGCGGTCATCGGCCGGGAGGCGCGCGACCAGATGCTGCGGGAGGCGGGCCGACTGCCGGACGCCGCCGTCGCCTGCGTCGGCGGCGGCTCGAACGCGATCGGCCTGTTCCACCCGTTCCTCGGCGACCGCGACGTCGATCTGGTCGGCGTGGAGGCCGGAGGGCGGAGCGAGGGGCTCGGGGCCCATGCGGCCACGGTGGTTCGCGGGACACCAGGGGTCCTTCACGGCAGCTACTCGCTGCTGCTCCAGACGGAGGAAGGCCAGGTCGTGGAGACCCACTCGATCTCGGCAGGGCTCGACTACCCGGGCGTCGGCCCGGAACACGCCCTCCTCGCGGCGATCGGGCGGGTGACCTACGTCACCGCGACCGACGAGGAGGCGCTGGAGGCTCTCGAGGCCTGTTGCCGCCACGAGGGAATCGTCCCGGCGCTCGAGAGCGCCCACGCGCTGGCCGGCGCGCGAAGGCTCGCCGGCGCCCGACCCGGCGCCGTCCTCCTCGTCGGGCTGTCCGGGCGGGGCGACAAGGACCTGCCGGCACTGGCGCGACGCCGTCGGGGGGGCGAGGGGTGA
- a CDS encoding tryptophan synthase subunit alpha: protein MNGGARIERAIRSASPALVAFLTGGFPDRERFAALLPRMREAADLVEVGVPFSDPMADGVTIQRSSRAALERGANLDTILRAVADSGGRAPVLLMSYLNPLLAAGFEALARRAAEAGVSGFIVPDLPLEESQPLREALAGAGLGLVQLVTPVTPPPRLERLCRASDGFVYAVTVTGTTGGTAARDPASWHRLNSYLDRVRAVSPRPVCAGFGIRTPEHAAALGAHADGLIVGSALIEEIEAGRDPVRFVEDLRAALDRPRRPER, encoded by the coding sequence GTGAACGGCGGCGCGCGCATCGAACGGGCGATCCGGTCCGCCTCGCCGGCGCTCGTCGCCTTCCTGACCGGAGGCTTTCCCGACCGGGAGCGGTTCGCGGCGCTGCTGCCGCGGATGCGCGAAGCGGCCGACCTCGTGGAGGTCGGTGTGCCGTTCAGCGATCCGATGGCCGACGGGGTGACGATCCAACGGTCGAGCCGCGCCGCTCTCGAGAGAGGGGCCAACCTCGACACCATCCTGCGCGCGGTCGCCGACTCCGGCGGGCGCGCGCCGGTGCTGCTGATGAGCTACCTCAATCCGCTCCTCGCCGCCGGGTTCGAAGCCCTGGCCCGCCGCGCCGCGGAGGCGGGAGTTTCCGGGTTCATCGTGCCCGACCTCCCTCTCGAGGAATCGCAGCCTCTGCGCGAAGCGCTCGCCGGGGCGGGCCTGGGCCTCGTCCAGCTCGTCACCCCCGTGACCCCTCCGCCGCGCCTGGAGAGGCTCTGCCGCGCCAGCGACGGGTTCGTCTACGCCGTCACGGTCACGGGGACGACCGGCGGCACGGCCGCGCGCGATCCGGCCTCGTGGCACCGGCTCAACAGCTATCTCGACCGGGTGCGGGCCGTGTCGCCCCGGCCGGTGTGCGCCGGTTTCGGCATCCGCACCCCAGAGCACGCCGCGGCCCTCGGAGCGCATGCCGACGGGCTGATCGTCGGCTCGGCGTTGATCGAGGAGATCGAGGCGGGGCGCGACCCTGTCCGATTCGTCGAGGATCTGCGGGCTGCGCTCGACCGGCCTCGGAGGCCCGAACGATGA